In Pelosinus sp. UFO1, one genomic interval encodes:
- a CDS encoding phage holin family protein: protein MKERLSTWQGVLIGSLITPICLRLQYPLNLGVMVLVIVGLLVYVIKDRKEYNKFNFAGITSAIIGSIVIAISTTGQTMQGVSFGTQILSSLGLLFMGIILIGIGNHIRTPEKVSKKQLMYGSGILFIFFGGFWVLLNCF from the coding sequence GAAGGAGAGACTATCTACATGGCAAGGGGTGCTAATTGGTTCGTTGATAACACCTATTTGCTTACGATTACAATATCCATTAAATCTTGGAGTTATGGTTCTTGTAATCGTAGGGCTCTTAGTTTATGTTATTAAAGATAGAAAAGAATATAATAAATTTAATTTTGCCGGTATCACCAGTGCAATTATTGGTTCAATAGTGATCGCCATCTCGACTACAGGACAGACAATGCAGGGTGTTTCTTTCGGAACTCAAATTTTATCTAGCCTGGGATTGCTTTTTATGGGGATAATTCTTATAGGAATAGGTAATCATATCAGAACTCCTGAAAAGGTTTCGAAGAAACAATTAATGTACGGTTCAGGAATATTATTTATTTTTTTTGGTGGCTTTTGGGTGTTATTAAACTGCTTCTGA
- a CDS encoding Arc family DNA-binding protein gives MPSKMPKFTLRINQESLEKLRFIADNNFRTVNKELEMLIKTHISTYEKEHGPIKVEVL, from the coding sequence GTGCCGTCAAAAATGCCTAAATTTACACTTCGCATCAATCAAGAAAGTTTAGAAAAGCTTCGATTTATTGCTGATAATAATTTTCGAACCGTCAACAAAGAATTAGAGATGCTCATCAAGACTCATATTTCCACATATGAAAAAGAGCACGGCCCCATTAAAGTTGAAGTACTTTAA